A genomic region of Micropterus dolomieu isolate WLL.071019.BEF.003 ecotype Adirondacks linkage group LG11, ASM2129224v1, whole genome shotgun sequence contains the following coding sequences:
- the LOC123978823 gene encoding lysophosphatidylserine lipase ABHD12-like, which yields MKRAVLFLITVYVSVPLVLYLFPWTLGHAIFSHLLRFPLFVDLGRPEDVLNHTCNFYLDIEEGVSVGVWHTLPASQWEEAVGRSPKWYRETLGDGRPVIIYLHGNVGTRALNHRVELMKILSAAGYHVLSLDYRGFGDSTGEPSEAGLTSDALYLYNWVKKQSRGGVVCLWGHSLGSGVATNTAVKVQEQGSVVDALILEAPYTRIGEVVAIHPLTKMYMFLPGFESLLWNILEMNNIVFANDKNLQALTSPLLILHAEDDNIIPYHMGLKLYQISLQAKKKYNTNVRVEMISYSANLAFSHRNIYLDPNLSNVVGKFLQNLRQ from the exons ATGAAGAGAGCTGTGTTATTTCTGATCACTGTGTATGTCTCAGTCCCTCTCGTTCTCTACCTCTTTCCCTGGACACTGGGCCAtgccatattttctcacttgt TGAGGTTTCCACTCTTTGTGGATCTTGGCCGACCTGAAGATGTGCTGAACCACACATGCAACTTCTACCTCGACATAGAGGAGGGTGTCTCAGTGGGTGTCTG GCATACACTCCCTGCCAGCCAATGGGAGGAGGCTGTGGGGAGAAGCCCTAAGTGGTACCGGGAGACTCTGGGAGACGGCCGTCCTGTTATTATCTATCTTCATGGCAACGTAGGGACCAG GGCCTTGAATCACAGAGTTGAACTGATGAAG attttaagTGCTGCAGGGTATCATGTCTTATCTCTAGACTACAGAG GTTTTGGAGACTCCACTGGGGAGCCAAGTGAAGCTGGATTGACCAGTGATGCCCTCTACCTGTACAACTGGGTAAAGAAACAAAGCAGAGGGggtgttgtctgtctgtggggACACTCGCTTGGCTCTGG gGTTGCGACCAATACTGCAGTGAAAGTACAAGAGCAAG GGTCTGTTGTTGATGCTCTAATCCTTGAAGCTCCATACACAAGGATTGGAGAAGTTGTAGCCATCCACCCGCTCACTAAG ATGTACATGTTCCTTCCAGGATTTGAGAGCTTGCTTTGGAACATATTGGAGATGAACAACATTGTATTTGCTAACGATAAAAA TTTACAGGCCTTGACCAGTCCACTTCTTATTCTGCATGCAGAGGATGACAATATAATACCTTATCACATGGGTCTAAAG CTGTACCAGATATCACTGCAGGCTAAGAAGAAATATAACACAAATGTTCGGGTTGAAATGATCTCCTACAGTGCAAATCTTGCATTCTCCCACCGCAACATCTACTTAGATCCCAATCTGTCAAATGTTGTTGG GAAATTTCTTCAAAACCTGAGACAGTAG
- the LOC123978824 gene encoding lysophosphatidylserine lipase ABHD12-like: protein MKRAVLFLITVYVSVPVVLYLFPWILGHVIFSHLLRFPLFVDLGRPEDLLNHTCNFYLDTEEGVSVGVWHTLPASQWEEAVGRSPKWYRETLRDGSPIIIYLHGNIGTRAVQSRVELMKILSAAGYHVLSLDYRGFGDSTGEPSEAGLTSDALYLYNWVKKQSRGGVVCLWGHSLGSGVVTNTAVKVQEQGSVVDALILEAPYTSIGEAVAIHPFTKIYRFLPGFDSLLWNILEMNNIVFANDKNLQALTSPILILHAEDDNVIPYHMGLKLYQISLQAKKKYNTNVRVEMISYSANLAFSHGKIYLDPNLSNVVGKFLQNLRQ from the exons ATGAAGAGAGCTGTGTTATTTTTGATCACTGTGTATGTCTCGGTCCCTGTCGTTCTCTACCTTTTCCCCTGGATATTGGGCCACGTCATATTTTCTCACTTGT TGAGGTTTCCACTCTTTGTGGATCTTGGCCGACCTGAAGATTTGCTGAACCACACATGCAACTTCTACCTCGACACAGAGGAGGGTGTCTCAGTGGGTGTCTG GCATACACTCCCTGCCAGCCAATGGGAGGAGGCCGTAGGGAGAAGCCCTAAGTGGTACCGGGAGACTCTAAGAGACGGCAGTCCTATTATTATCTATCTTCATGGCAACATAGGGACCAG GGCTGTGCAATCCAGAGTTGAACTGATGAAG attttaagTGCTGCAGGGTATCATGTCTTATCTCTAGACTACAGAG GTTTTGGAGACTCCACTGGGGAGCCAAGTGAAGCTGGATTGACCAGTGATGCCCTCTACCTGTACAACTGGGTAAAGAAACAAAGCAGAGGGggtgttgtctgtctgtggggACACTCGCTTGGCTCTGG gGTTGTGACTAATACTGCAGTGAAAGTACAAGAGCAAG GGTCTGTTGTTGACGCTCTAATCCTTGAAGCTCCATACACAAGTATTGGAGAAGCTGTAGCCATCCACCCGTTCACTAAG ATTTACAGGTTCCTTCCAGGATTTGATAGCTTGCTTTGGAACATATTGGAGATGAACAACATTGTATTTGCTAACGATAAAAA TTTACAGGCCTTGACCAGTCCAATTCTTATTCTGCATGCAGAGGATGACAATGTAATACCTTATCACATGGGTCTAAAG CTGTACCAGATATCACTGCAGGCTAAGAAGAAATATAACACAAATGTTCGGGTTGAAATGATCTCCTACAGTGCAAATCTTGCATTCTCCCATGGCAAAATCTACTTAGATCCCAATCTGTCAAATGTTGTTGG GAAATTTCTTCAAAACCTGAGACAGTAG